The DNA segment CTGCAGCTTTCCGGGTCGTTCCAGATCTGCTCGAACAGGCTGAGGTAGGTTGCCGTGAACGGCACCTCATCCATCTTGTTGACAAGGTTCGAAACGGCGTCGCCCTGCTGGTAGCCCAGGTCAACCGCCGTGAAACCATGAAGTGGCATGTAGGCCGTCTCTTTGCCGCCTGCCTGGACACAAGCGAACTGCTGCATGGGCGCCTTGCTACGGTTGCTCTTGAATGTCGCTTTGCGGCGCATCCAATCGGCGCACTCCTTGGCTATGGCGCGCTGGGTCAGCTTGTTTCGAAGCTGGATTTCGAATTCGCTGCCGTACAGACTGCGCTCGCGATCCAACTTGGGAATGTGGAATTCCTTGCGCTCTTTGCGAATCTTGTCGGTAACTTCCTCGGCCACAAATGTGGGCATGGTAAAAATAAACTCCAGCTTCTCGATTTGTTCAAACTCTGATTTCAACGCCTCATAGGCGTACATCGAGAAACAGGAGGCGGCTATTTTGAGTCGCACTCCAGGCAATAGCGTCTGCTTGAGATCGTCACCGAGCAGGTGGTTGATATTATCGATAAGTTCCATTAAGCCTTAACCATCACGAACATCGGCAATCAAGATGGAGTAGAAATTAATAAGTTTCTGTTGAGTCGACCCAACTATCCAGGCCTCGCTTTGATCCCCTTAACGGCCAGCCGACGGTCTCGCAGACATGTTGGCCCGGAGCAGACACGTTCTTATAAGTTTTTAGTTCTTATGAGCTTAGAGAGGGATGCTAACACATATATATAGAGTGCCAAACCCTAGGACTAAGGGCTTAGGACTAAGGACTGAGCCAGGAAAATCAAAGGGATGGGATATGGAATCAACCCTGACGTACCGCCCAGCCCCCGTGAGCTGCCCTGCCCGCAACTTATATACGTCGTTTACACACCCGGTCCGCCTTTTTGCATTTTCTTTATCGCGCCGGGACTAATCTTCCTCTGTGTCCATTACACACGGAGGTTATATATGAATCTTCAAGCAATGCCGCGAGTGCGAGATTTTTTCCGAGCCCGGGATGAGGTTTCGACCCGGGACAGCAACACCACTACGCATGCTGTTGTGGCTCCGATTCGCCGCCCCGCGGCGGCGGTACAGCGGGTGATGCTGTCGATCACGGTAGACGCGGGCGTGGTCGCATCGTTGCGCCGCGTGGTGATGAGCGCCTGCGGGGAATTTGTGGAGATCATGCGTGTGAAGCCGGTCGTACGCTCCAACGACATGAGGGTGAGCATAGGCCTGCACAGCTCAGCGGTGAGTCACGCCATGGATGCCGTCATGCGCATCCTGCCGCGTGCCGAATTTGGTCGCATTACTTCGCTCTGAATCCTGGCGGTCGACGCCAGGATTCCCGGCGCGCGAACCGGCGCAGGCGCCGACCCGCTTCGAAGGGGTATGGGTGCCGATGGTCACACCGTTCCGTTACGGGCGCGTCGACGTGGAGGCGGCGCAGCGACTTTCGGCAGGTCTTGTCGAAGCCGGCGTGCACGGTCTCGTGGTGTGCGGCACCACCGGCGAGGCCGCCTCTCTCAGCGTGGCTGAGCAGGATACGCTGCTCGCGGCCGTACTCGAGGCCGCCGGATCGCGCTGCCCGGTGGTCATGGGCATCAGCGGCAGCGATACGCGGGCCATGGCCGACCGGGTCGCGCGCCTCGAAGACCAAGGGATCGCCGGGTTTCTCGTCTCGGCGCCCGCCTATGTCCGGCCCTCGCAGGAAGGACTCCTGGTGCATTTCCAGGCCATTGCGGCGACCACCACGCGCTCCATCATTATTTACAACATCCCGTACCGCACCGGCGTCAACATCGAGCCGGCCACGGTCAAGGCGCTCGCCGCCGATGGACGTTTCGCGGCGCTGAAGGAATGCGGCGGTAACATCCCGCAATTGATGGACCTGATCAACGAAACCCCGCTCAAGATCCTGTGCGGCGAAGATTCGCTGGCCTTCGTAACCCTCTGCCTGGGCGGCCATGGCGCGATCGCCGCCTCGGCGCACATCCGGCCCGATCTCCACGTCCGCCTGCTCGACCTGATGCAGGCGGGACAGGTCGAGCGCGCCCGTTCGATTTCCCGCGCGCTCCTGCCGCTGACCCGGCTACTGTTTTCGGAACCCAACCCGGGACCTCTGAAGGCGGCACTGGCGCTGCAGGGAAAGATCAGCGAAGAGATGCGGCTGCCGATGACGCCGGTCTCCGATGCGTGCAGGAAGCATTTGGAAGGCGCGCTGGAAAGTGTGATGGCGCTGCGGATGTAGGCGAAGGGAAAAATAGGAGCGTACTTGAAACATCGGGGACAGATTTGAAATCTGTCCCCCGTACTCTGTTAAAATCTGTCACCGATATTGCAGGTCACCCTGCCTTCTTGAGCTCCTCCCGTATCACCTTGCGCAGCACCTTTTCCAGCGATTTGTCATGCGCCTTGATGTGTTCCCTCAGGGCGTCATTGATCAGGGTCTGGTAGTTGCTTTGACCACGGGGCCTCGCCGGCCTTTGGAGAAATCTTCACTCATGACTGAGACCCTTGTAGTACTGCCTGGTTTCACTTCTATCCGCTTTTCGCGCCGAGATGATGCGGATCAAATCTTCATGCCGCTCACAATATACGACCAGCAGGATATTCAAAGCCGGCCCCATTCCCAGCGTCTTAATACGCACCTCATCCTGAGCAGGATCATCGACCGTAAGCGCGTTCTCGTCCTCCAGCGCGACAACAGCATCGGCGAAATCGACGCCATGCTTACGGATATTCTGGGCAGCCTTCCTTGGGTCCCATTCGTACTCCATGCACGAAAGAGTATGCACAATCCGTGTACGTGTCAACTTGCATCCCAGGAACAATTAACTCTGTCGTGACAGGTGTTTCGTAGACCGGATATAGGTGCGGAGCACCGGCATCCGGGGATGCCGGCCTGAATTCCCCGGATTCCGCTGCGCTCCATCCGGGCTACGATGCGGGCTGCTCCGGGAAGGGGACAGATTTTAAATCTGTCCCCGTACTGTGGTTGAAATCTGTACCCCATCGCCGTAGTAAAGGGGACAGACTGGAAGTCTGCCCCCTGACGTGAGTGAAGTCTGTCCCCGATCCTGGGTAGGGGACAGATTTGAAATCTGTCCCCGGGCGGGCAGTGTGCTCAGCCCGGCCAGGGTAACGCGCCGTTGACGCGAAACACTTCCACCGGAAAGTCGTAGCCCTCCGGGCTGTGGACGGCGTTGAAGCGGACGTGGTGGCCGGAGAGTTCGCACAGCCAGGCGTCCTGGAACAACGGCCGGGGGCTGGCCAGCGCCGCGGGCGTGAACAGCGCGACGTTGATGCCGTGCTGCGGGTCGCGGGCGGAGGTGTATTCAAAGGCCTCGATGCCGGCCTCGCGCATGCTCGCGCCGAGCGCCTGGCTGCTGCTGTAATCGCTGGCGTGCGTGAGTTGCGCTGCGTGTTCGGCGAAGGGCGGATGCTGCAGTTGCAGGCCGCGTTCGGTCTTGTAGTCGACGCCGAACAGCGTGTGCTGGGTGTCGAGCTTGCCCGGCGGCGGCACGGTCATGCCGTACCAGAAGACGAAGCGGTAATAGGCTGCCTCGGCCAGCGCCGTGCGCGTCTCGCGCGAGCCGTAGAACAGGCTGGGCTCGCTGCGCCGGCCGAAGCGCGAACCGAATTTCAGCGGCGGATAGCGGAACGGCGTGGACAGCAGGTAATGCAGCGACTCCGTGCCCGGCCGCAGCCGTGGCTTGGTGCCCTCGAGCATTTCTTCCAGCACGGACTGGCGCGCGAGCGAGGCGACCAGTTGATTGGTGGCGACCTGCTCCTGGCTTTCCACCAGGCGCTGCAGCGTGCCCGCGAGCGGGACGGGCGGCGCGGCGGCGAGTACGCCGTCCCAGGCGATCATTCAGAGTTTTCCGCGGATGGCGTCGAGGTATTCGAGCACGTTGATCAGCCCCTGCACGCTCTTGACCTGCTCGGCCGGGACGCCGCCGGTGTGGCGGTTTTCCGTGCGCATCCAGTGCGCCATCTGTTCGGCGTCGCCGCCGGTCAGGGCATAGAGGGCGCGGTAGCAGCGGATGAACAGCAGCGCGAGCTCGCCCGCCTTGCTGTCGGGATCGATGCGGCCGCGGCTGATGGCGGTGCGGTCCTTGCCGACGACGGCGCCCAGCTCGACCTGGTTCATGCCCAGATACCGGCCGGCGCTGACCAGCGCCTCGGCGAGGACGTCCGCCTTGTCGGGGGTGGTTGCGGCAGCGTGTTTCATGGGAATGGGCTCCTTTTTGCGCTTTATGCACAATATACAGAAATATCGTGCTATTTGCACGGAATATTAGCCTCTCCCCTGCGAGTTACGGGGACAGATTTAAAATCTGTCCCCCTTACCTGGCTGAATCTGTCCCCCTTGCTCGAGGCTGAAATCCGTCCCCGGAGGGTTGCCCCGCCCTCTCGCCTCGCGGGATTGACGCCGACAAATCTGTATATACAATTTTATGCATACAGGCAAATGGACTTGCCGTATGCGCATCTCATGGGATGAGAACAAGAACCGCGCGAACCGGCTCAAGCATGGTGTCAGCTTCGAGCTGGCGCAGGACGTGTTTGATGACCGGCTCGCGCTGAGCACGCCGGATCGGATCACC comes from the Gammaproteobacteria bacterium genome and includes:
- a CDS encoding ATP-dependent helicase; protein product: MELIDNINHLLGDDLKQTLLPGVRLKIAASCFSMYAYEALKSEFEQIEKLEFIFTMPTFVAEEVTDKIRKERKEFHIPKLDRERSLYGSEFEIQLRNKLTQRAIAKECADWMRRKATFKSNRSKAPMQQFACVQAGGKETAYMPLHGFTAVDLGYQQGDAVSNLVNKMDEVPFTATYLSLFEQIWNDPESC
- the dapA gene encoding 4-hydroxy-tetrahydrodipicolinate synthase; this translates as MPSCASCRVPNLVALLRSESWRSTPGFPAREPAQAPTRFEGVWVPMVTPFRYGRVDVEAAQRLSAGLVEAGVHGLVVCGTTGEAASLSVAEQDTLLAAVLEAAGSRCPVVMGISGSDTRAMADRVARLEDQGIAGFLVSAPAYVRPSQEGLLVHFQAIAATTTRSIIIYNIPYRTGVNIEPATVKALAADGRFAALKECGGNIPQLMDLINETPLKILCGEDSLAFVTLCLGGHGAIAASAHIRPDLHVRLLDLMQAGQVERARSISRALLPLTRLLFSEPNPGPLKAALALQGKISEEMRLPMTPVSDACRKHLEGALESVMALRM
- a CDS encoding BrnT family toxin, with the translated sequence MEYEWDPRKAAQNIRKHGVDFADAVVALEDENALTVDDPAQDEVRIKTLGMGPALNILLVVYCERHEDLIRIISARKADRSETRQYYKGLSHE
- a CDS encoding RES family NAD+ phosphorylase, which codes for MIAWDGVLAAAPPVPLAGTLQRLVESQEQVATNQLVASLARQSVLEEMLEGTKPRLRPGTESLHYLLSTPFRYPPLKFGSRFGRRSEPSLFYGSRETRTALAEAAYYRFVFWYGMTVPPPGKLDTQHTLFGVDYKTERGLQLQHPPFAEHAAQLTHASDYSSSQALGASMREAGIEAFEYTSARDPQHGINVALFTPAALASPRPLFQDAWLCELSGHHVRFNAVHSPEGYDFPVEVFRVNGALPWPG
- a CDS encoding DUF2384 domain-containing protein — translated: MKHAAATTPDKADVLAEALVSAGRYLGMNQVELGAVVGKDRTAISRGRIDPDSKAGELALLFIRCYRALYALTGGDAEQMAHWMRTENRHTGGVPAEQVKSVQGLINVLEYLDAIRGKL